One Desmodus rotundus isolate HL8 chromosome 4, HLdesRot8A.1, whole genome shotgun sequence DNA segment encodes these proteins:
- the SOWAHB gene encoding ankyrin repeat domain-containing protein SOWAHB, whose protein sequence is MARELSQEALLDFLCQAGGRVTNTALVSHFKSFLRDPDASPSQHQRRRELFKGFVNSVAAVRQDPDGTKYVVLKKKYRDLLGEEGLQRPGDLPSAARAGGAAPCSPPGERREETPLQQQQPRRRRRREKEHEEEPAGAAALAADPGCNGLPAGGGGLRLDSRHRAQVSAAAAEAAQVRTKCAAVETQGRCSWESLQNRPGELPRPPLPPCVLPDPTTAGKEKAPAPAVQDDRGAPSQEREDAPAEPALVPAEPLSPPPAVEATGSGASQPAALSGPPPPDRPELWTPGDLHHSEQQQQQQQQQQRTREWVARHPHIPEARDQGPIRAWSVLPDNFPSELGFWVPEPKSAPLDPSLSPHSHSPVVPESWPGNPPLTVFRSIRCQLSLQELDDFVDQENHSSEESSSGPKESPGGSEEGLHGALDTPDWRKLRNSSVCLSPKEVSSSRSPQGLRNREDGHTSQQVPIGANGFVGHSQGVLPWPAPKLRRSFRRSSRVGRAKSSSSDEECLEEDLLKRIRRPPRSRKPSKAGVAASSPRVDAALIPNPADIKAAVAEKSRLHSLWALGRQEPAALVPHRPSEHKSCLVPLDAREHEWIVKLATGSWIQVLALFWEDPQLALHKDFLTGYTALHWIAKHGDLRALQDLVSGTQKAGIALDVNVKSSCGYTPLHLAAIHGHQGVMKLLVQRLASRVNVRDSSGKKPWQYLSSNTSGEIWQLLGAPRGKPIFPVYPLVRSSSPTRKAKGRDITRSITRKTSLAALLKSQHNKWKLANQYEKLPTPREREEYSD, encoded by the coding sequence ATGGCCCGGGAGTTGAGCCAGGAGGCACTACTGGACTTTCTGTGCCAGGCGGGGGGCCGAGTGACCAACACCGCCTTGGTGAGCCACTTCAAGAGCTTTCTCCGAGACCCGGACGCGTCCCCCAGCCAGCACCAGCGCCGCCGCGAGCTCTTCAAGGGCTTTGTCAACTCGGTCGCCGCAGTGCGCCAGGACCCCGACGGCACCAAGTACGTGGTACTTAAGAAGAAGTACAGGGAccttttgggggaggaggggctgcagcGACCCGGAGACCTCCCCTCGGCCGCCCGTGCAGGTGGAGCTGCGCCCTGCTCCCCGCCAGGCGAGCGCCGAGAGGAGACGccgctgcagcagcagcagcctaggcggcggcggcggcgcgaaAAGGAGCATGAGGAGGAGCCAGCAGGTGCCGCAGCCCTAGCGGCTGATCCAGGTTGCAATGGACTCCCAGCGGGCGGCGGCGGGCTAAGACTCGACTCCCGTCACAGGGCGCAGGTATCCGCAGCGGCGGCGGAAGCTGCCCAGGTCCGTACGAAATGCGCGGCGGTGGAGACGCAGGGCCGCTGCTCCTGGGAAAGTCTCCAGAACCGCCCTGGGGAGCTCCCCCGGCCGCCCCTGCCGCCCTGCGTACTCCCGGACCCTACCACCGCTGGGAAGGAGAAGGCGCCGGCTCCGGCTGTCCAAGATGACCGCGGGGCTCCCAGCCAGGAGCGGGAAGACGCTCCCGCTGAGCCCGCGCTGGTGCCCgcagagcctctctctcctcctccagccgTCGAGGCGACTGGGAGTGGGGCTTCCCAGCCTGCCGCCTTGTCCGGCCCTCCTCCCCCAGATCGGCCGGAGCTGTGGACCCCGGGCGATCTGCATCattctgagcagcagcagcagcaacagcaacagcagcaacGCACTCGAGAATGGGTGGCCAGACATCCCCACATCCCCGAGGCCCGGGACCAGGGCCCCATCAGAGCCTGGTCAGTGTTGCCAGACAACTTCCCCTCGGAGCTGGGATTCTGGGTCCCAGAACCTAAATCGGCGCCTTTagacccctccctttccccccattctcacTCTCCGGTTGTTCCGGAATCCTGGCCCGGGAATCCTCCATTGACAGTCTTTCGTAGCATTCGTTGTCAGCTGTCCCTCCAAGAACTGGACGACTTTGTGGACCAGGAGAACCACAGCAGTGAGGAGAGCAGCAGTGGGCCCAAAGAGTCCCCTGGAGGTTCTGAAGAGGGGCTGCACGGTGCCCTGGACACCCCAGATTGGAGAAAGCTCAGGAATTCATCTGTCTGCCTTTCTCCAAAGGAGGTCAGCTCCAGCAGGAGCCCTCAGGGCCTCAGGAACAGAGAGGATGGGCATACCTCTCAGCAGGTCCCAATAGGGGCTAATGGCTTTGTAGGCCACTCGCAGGgggttttgccctggccagctcCCAAGTTAAGGAGATCGTTCAGGAGGAGCTCTCGGGTAGGAAGAGCCAAGTCTTCCTCCTCTGATGAGGAGTGTCTTGAGGAGGACTTGCTGAAAAGGATTCGGCGCCCACCACGGTCCAGGAAACCCTCCAAGGCAGGAGTGGCAGCGTCCAGCCCCAGGGTGGATGCTGCTTTGATACCTAACCCTGCTGACATTAAGGCTGCTGTTGCGGAGAAGAGCCGGCTACACAGCTTGTGGGCCCTGGGTAGGCAGGAGCCTGCAGCCTTGGTCCCACACAGGCCTTCCGAGCACAAGTCGTGTCTGGTCCCTCTAGATGCCAGGGAGCATGAATGGATCGTGAAGCTTGCCACTGGCTCTTGGATTCAGGTGTTGGCTTTGTTCTGGGAGGATCCCCAGCTGGCTCTGCACAAGGACTTCTTAACTGGGTACACTGCTTTGCACTGGATAGCCAAACATGGTGACCTCAGAGCCCTTCAGGACTTGGTCTCGGGCACCCAGAAAGCGGGAATTGCTCTTGATGTAAATGTGAAGTCCAGTTGTGGGTATACCCCTCTGCACCTTGCAGCTATTCATGGCCACCAGGGAGTCATGAAACTGCTAGTGCAAAGGTTGGCTTCTCGGGTCAATGTCCGGGACAGCAGTGGGAAGAAGCCGTGGCAGTATCTGTCTAGTAATACCTCTGGAGAAATATGGCAGCTCCTGGGAGCCCCTCGGGGCAAGCCTATATTTCCTGTCTATCCCTTAGTCCGAAGCTCTTCCCCTACCCGGAAGGCCAAGGGCCGGGATATAACTAGAAGTATCACCCGAAAGACTTCCTTGGCTGCATTACTCAAAAGTCAGCACAACAAATGGAAGTTGGCCAACCAGTATGAGAAACTCCCCACTCCGAGGGAAAGAGAAGAGTACAGTGACTAA